In one window of Thermodesulfovibrionales bacterium DNA:
- a CDS encoding DUF2442 domain-containing protein, with translation MSTAVKLQEVRIKDIKVTAATITAQLVDGRVISVPLAWSWRLSEATPKQRSNYRIIGDGDGVHWPDIDEDISAEGMIYGMPAPRPQKRRSKSK, from the coding sequence ATGAGCACTGCGGTCAAACTGCAAGAAGTAAGAATTAAAGATATAAAAGTGACTGCGGCTACGATTACAGCTCAGCTGGTTGATGGGCGTGTAATCAGTGTGCCGCTTGCATGGTCATGGCGTTTATCCGAAGCCACGCCTAAACAGCGCTCAAACTATAGAATTATAGGCGATGGTGACGGAGTGCATTGGCCGGACATTGATGAAGATATCAGTGCGGAAGGCATGATTTATGGCATGCCTGCTCCTCGTCCTCAGAAACGCAGATCAAAATCAAAGTGA
- the rplM gene encoding 50S ribosomal protein L13, protein MKTPFAKKAEVEKKWYLVDAKDAVLGRMATKIANYLRGKNKPIFTPNVDTGDFVIVVNAEKVRLTGNKLEDKVYYHHTGYIGGIKAETARERITSDPEKMIIDAVWGMLPKNRLGRAMIKKLKVYRGSEHPHAAQKPEVIQ, encoded by the coding sequence ATGAAAACCCCGTTTGCAAAGAAGGCCGAAGTGGAGAAGAAATGGTACCTTGTCGATGCCAAGGACGCGGTACTCGGCAGGATGGCCACAAAGATAGCGAATTACCTCCGCGGCAAAAACAAGCCGATATTCACCCCAAACGTCGATACCGGTGATTTCGTCATCGTCGTGAATGCCGAAAAGGTCAGACTCACCGGGAACAAGCTCGAGGACAAGGTCTATTATCACCACACGGGATATATCGGTGGAATCAAGGCAGAGACCGCAAGAGAGCGTATAACGAGCGACCCTGAAAAGATGATTATCGATGCAGTATGGGGTATGCTTCCCAAGAACAGGCTCGGCAGGGCGATGATCAAGAAACTCAAGGTTTATCGGGGAAGTGAACATCCCCACGCAGCACAGAAACCAGAGGTTATCCAATAA